The Hymenobacter baengnokdamensis genome includes a region encoding these proteins:
- a CDS encoding T9SS type A sorting domain-containing protein — protein MKTILPLLTLLATGLSAAAQTPITLTQSNFPALPTTVELYNSASITGVTPPMTGANQTWNYTGLTATGQTSDTYNAPAATPAFAGTTRTYNYTLSLGAYPVRGTSSQALTPTGLNYLGYSIPLQRFGLSAVTGSPTDSLVVPAQSVPVGVTIMKFPTTVGTVNKYFYRTGTSGLLTVGLVALNKTPLRLVQRIANTDSVAGYGTLRVPTAGGPAANSVLLVRTRTIEVDSFYLAGQPAPAILLGALGVQQGAVTTSYYDSFYRAGSSQPEAGFTYTSASYQTLQSAFYSRETTLLATRPSLAAAIGGLTAYPNPLAQGPLMLLAGNGSRAAVALTVRDVLGRQLLTGSGTLGQPTALLAGLPQGNYLLEISTADGLRAVQRITVQ, from the coding sequence ATGAAAACAATCCTACCCTTACTGACCTTGCTGGCCACGGGCCTCAGCGCGGCAGCCCAAACTCCGATTACCCTCACGCAGAGCAATTTTCCGGCCTTGCCTACTACGGTAGAGCTGTACAATAGTGCCAGTATTACGGGCGTGACGCCGCCTATGACGGGCGCCAACCAAACCTGGAACTACACCGGCCTTACGGCTACGGGCCAAACCTCGGACACCTATAATGCGCCGGCCGCTACGCCCGCTTTTGCCGGCACCACCCGCACCTATAATTACACGCTATCGCTGGGCGCTTATCCGGTGCGGGGCACGTCGTCGCAGGCGCTTACGCCTACGGGGCTCAACTACTTGGGCTACAGTATACCCCTGCAGCGCTTTGGTCTGAGTGCCGTAACTGGCTCCCCAACCGACTCGCTGGTGGTGCCGGCTCAGTCGGTACCCGTAGGAGTAACGATTATGAAATTCCCAACCACGGTGGGCACCGTTAATAAGTATTTCTACCGCACGGGCACGTCGGGACTGCTGACCGTAGGCCTGGTTGCCCTAAACAAAACGCCGCTGCGTCTGGTGCAGCGCATCGCAAATACCGACAGTGTGGCGGGCTATGGTACACTGCGTGTACCCACGGCTGGCGGCCCGGCGGCCAATTCGGTGCTGCTGGTGCGCACCCGCACTATTGAGGTCGATAGCTTTTACCTGGCCGGCCAGCCGGCCCCGGCCATCCTGCTGGGCGCGTTGGGGGTGCAGCAAGGCGCAGTTACGACCTCTTACTATGACAGCTTCTACCGTGCCGGCTCGTCGCAGCCGGAAGCGGGTTTCACTTACACTTCGGCCAGCTACCAAACGCTGCAGAGCGCTTTCTACTCGCGCGAGACTACGTTGTTGGCTACCCGGCCCAGCCTGGCCGCCGCTATAGGGGGCCTAACGGCTTATCCCAATCCACTTGCGCAGGGCCCGCTCATGCTGCTGGCCGGCAATGGCTCGCGCGCGGCTGTGGCTCTCACCGTGCGCGACGTGCTGGGCCGCCAGCTGCTGACCGGTAGCGGTACCCTGGGCCAGCCCACGGCGCTGTTGGCAGGCTTGCCCCAGGGAAACTATCTGCTCGAAATCAGCACGGCCGATGGCTTGCGCGCAGTGCAGCGCATTACGGTGCAGTAG
- a CDS encoding M1 family metallopeptidase gives MKKPFFSKLLAGAALLWAGAAQAQPGAPMAPAGLPPFNARALFNPDYLNQVGPATRTAGGQPGATYWQNAADYQIAASLDEKAARVTSSVTITYTNNSPDALPFVWVQLDQNLFRADSRGAAVTPPAGGRFGNSARGFQGGDSLQTVMIELHGKKTKAQYRVYDTRMQIILPEAMKPHGDKLKISIAYAFNIPEYGADRLGRLKTQNGEIFEVAQWYPRMAVYDDVEGWNTLPYMSAEFYLEYGNFDYTVNVPANYLVGGSGELVNPAEVLTASQQQRLAKAAGSDQTVLVRTPAEVTQASSRPAGKNGRLTWHFKCQRARDVAWAASSAFVWDAARMNLPSGRKSLAMSLYPVEAAQDTAWNRSTEYIKKSIEYNSKQWYEFTYPVATNVAGVVGGMEYPGIVFCGAKARKGNLWGVIDHEFGHNWFPMIVGSNERKYPWMDEGFNTFINILSSQNFNNGEYKEQGDVPARITPGIIRAMQDPNADVPYTVPDVTQARNLGFAAYSKTGFGLYLLRHEILGPERFDYAFRSYIRRWAFKHPTPRDFFRTMNEVGGEDLTWFWHEWFFENWQLDQAVTSVAYVNQDPAKGSLISLENRGQAAMPVTAEITEASGKKSTVHLPVEIWQRGGTWTFRYNSTTPLTQVVLNPTNILPDVNRQNNTWRATKLPE, from the coding sequence ATGAAAAAACCTTTCTTTTCCAAGCTGCTGGCGGGGGCGGCACTCCTGTGGGCAGGGGCGGCCCAGGCCCAGCCCGGCGCGCCTATGGCACCGGCCGGCCTGCCGCCCTTCAACGCGCGGGCCCTGTTCAATCCCGACTACCTCAACCAGGTGGGCCCGGCCACGCGCACGGCCGGCGGCCAGCCCGGCGCCACCTACTGGCAAAATGCGGCCGACTATCAGATTGCGGCCTCGCTCGATGAGAAAGCGGCCCGCGTAACGTCCAGCGTAACGATAACCTACACCAACAACAGTCCCGATGCGCTGCCCTTTGTATGGGTGCAGCTCGACCAGAACCTGTTCCGGGCCGATTCGCGCGGGGCGGCCGTAACCCCGCCGGCGGGTGGGCGCTTCGGCAACTCGGCGCGGGGCTTCCAGGGTGGCGACTCCTTGCAAACCGTGATGATTGAGTTGCACGGTAAGAAAACAAAGGCGCAGTACCGGGTGTATGATACGCGCATGCAGATTATTCTGCCCGAGGCCATGAAGCCGCACGGCGACAAGCTCAAAATCAGCATTGCCTACGCCTTCAATATTCCGGAGTACGGGGCCGACCGACTGGGCCGCCTCAAAACCCAGAACGGGGAAATATTCGAGGTGGCGCAGTGGTACCCGCGCATGGCCGTGTACGACGACGTGGAGGGCTGGAACACGCTGCCCTACATGTCGGCCGAGTTTTACCTCGAATACGGCAACTTCGACTACACTGTGAACGTGCCGGCCAACTACCTGGTGGGCGGCTCGGGCGAGCTGGTGAACCCGGCCGAGGTGCTCACGGCCAGCCAGCAGCAGCGCCTGGCCAAAGCCGCCGGCTCGGACCAGACCGTGCTCGTGCGCACCCCGGCCGAAGTAACGCAGGCCAGCTCGCGCCCGGCCGGCAAAAACGGCCGCCTTACCTGGCACTTCAAGTGCCAGCGCGCCCGCGACGTGGCCTGGGCCGCCTCGTCGGCCTTCGTGTGGGATGCCGCCCGGATGAACCTGCCCAGCGGGCGTAAGTCGCTGGCGATGTCGCTCTACCCGGTGGAGGCCGCGCAGGATACGGCCTGGAATCGCTCAACCGAATATATCAAAAAGAGTATAGAATACAACTCCAAGCAGTGGTACGAGTTTACCTACCCGGTGGCTACCAACGTGGCCGGCGTGGTGGGCGGCATGGAGTATCCGGGCATCGTGTTCTGCGGCGCGAAGGCCCGCAAAGGCAACCTGTGGGGCGTTATCGACCACGAGTTTGGCCACAACTGGTTTCCGATGATTGTGGGCTCCAACGAGCGCAAGTACCCGTGGATGGACGAAGGCTTCAACACCTTTATCAACATCCTGTCGAGCCAGAACTTCAACAACGGCGAGTATAAGGAGCAGGGCGATGTGCCGGCCCGCATCACGCCCGGCATTATCCGGGCCATGCAGGACCCCAACGCCGACGTGCCCTACACCGTGCCCGACGTGACGCAGGCCCGCAACCTGGGCTTTGCGGCCTACAGCAAAACCGGTTTTGGCCTCTACCTGCTGCGCCACGAAATTCTGGGTCCCGAGCGCTTCGATTATGCTTTCCGCAGCTACATCCGGCGCTGGGCCTTTAAGCACCCCACGCCGCGCGACTTTTTCCGCACCATGAACGAGGTGGGCGGCGAAGACCTGACGTGGTTCTGGCACGAGTGGTTTTTTGAAAACTGGCAGCTCGACCAGGCCGTGACCTCGGTGGCCTACGTCAACCAGGACCCGGCCAAGGGCTCGCTCATTTCCCTCGAAAACCGGGGCCAGGCCGCCATGCCCGTAACGGCCGAAATCACCGAAGCCAGCGGCAAAAAGAGCACCGTGCACCTGCCCGTCGAAATCTGGCAGCGCGGCGGCACCTGGACGTTCCGCTACAACTCTACCACGCCGCTCACGCAGGTAGTGCTGAATCCGACCAATATTCTGCCCGATGTGAATCGCCAGAATAACACCTGGCGGGCTACGAAGCTGCCCGAGTAG
- a CDS encoding alpha-amylase family glycosyl hydrolase: MSDHPLASRFVVRHPEWAANATIYEVNVRNFTPEGTFRAFEAHLPRLAKMGVVIVWLMPIHPIGKLGRKGSLGSPYAVQDYLGVNPEFGTLDDLRHLVQTAHALGLKVLLDWVANHTSRDNALITEHPDWYRHDAQDQLVPPVADWTDVVALDYTNPALRQYMENSLCYWVQEADVDGFRCDVAGLVPTDFWDEARPALEAIKPVFMLAEWDELYPSGGLTWEEFNSETQLLERAFDMTFGLRLHYLLDRIAEGKAQLSDIDEYLAAEREKYPPSVYLMHFTSNHDVNSWDGTEYERLGPLALPFAVLTALLPGMPMLYSGQEAGLKRRLAFFDRDPIDWADYPLQDFYTKLLQLKKRHPALRNGDAASNFQRLATPAGLYGFVREKNGSAVVVLLNATAEPLELPGQKTLIPAQKGLFDVFSGEQCTLAQRKARLVPAHGWRVLRTRD; the protein is encoded by the coding sequence ATGTCCGACCATCCGCTCGCCTCCCGCTTTGTGGTGCGCCACCCCGAGTGGGCCGCCAACGCCACTATTTACGAAGTCAATGTCCGCAACTTCACGCCCGAGGGCACTTTCCGGGCCTTCGAGGCGCACCTGCCGCGCCTGGCGAAGATGGGCGTCGTTATCGTGTGGCTGATGCCTATTCATCCCATTGGGAAGCTTGGCCGCAAGGGCTCGCTGGGCTCGCCCTACGCGGTGCAGGACTACCTTGGCGTAAACCCGGAATTCGGCACCCTGGACGACCTCCGGCACCTCGTGCAAACGGCCCACGCGCTGGGGCTGAAAGTGCTGCTCGACTGGGTGGCCAACCATACCAGCCGCGACAACGCGCTCATTACGGAGCATCCCGACTGGTACCGGCACGACGCTCAGGACCAGCTCGTGCCGCCCGTGGCCGACTGGACCGATGTGGTAGCCCTCGACTACACGAACCCGGCCCTGCGTCAGTATATGGAAAATTCACTATGTTACTGGGTGCAGGAAGCCGATGTCGACGGCTTTCGCTGCGACGTGGCCGGGCTGGTGCCCACCGACTTCTGGGATGAGGCCCGGCCCGCGCTGGAAGCCATTAAACCCGTATTTATGCTCGCCGAGTGGGACGAGCTGTACCCGTCGGGCGGCCTGACCTGGGAGGAATTTAACTCCGAAACACAGCTATTGGAGCGGGCCTTCGATATGACGTTTGGCCTACGCCTGCATTATTTGCTCGACCGGATTGCCGAAGGCAAGGCCCAATTGAGCGACATCGACGAGTACCTGGCGGCCGAGCGCGAAAAGTACCCGCCCTCGGTGTACCTCATGCACTTTACCAGCAACCACGACGTGAACAGCTGGGACGGCACCGAGTACGAGCGCCTGGGGCCGCTGGCGCTGCCATTTGCGGTGCTTACGGCGCTGCTGCCGGGTATGCCCATGCTCTACAGCGGCCAGGAAGCCGGCCTTAAGCGCCGGCTGGCTTTCTTCGACCGCGACCCGATTGACTGGGCCGATTATCCGCTGCAGGATTTTTATACCAAGCTCTTGCAGCTCAAAAAACGCCACCCGGCCCTGCGCAACGGTGATGCGGCCAGCAACTTTCAGCGCCTCGCCACGCCGGCCGGGCTCTACGGCTTCGTGCGCGAGAAAAACGGCTCGGCCGTGGTCGTGCTCCTCAATGCCACCGCCGAGCCGCTGGAGCTGCCGGGACAAAAAACGCTGATTCCCGCCCAAAAAGGCTTGTTCGATGTGTTTAGCGGCGAGCAGTGCACGCTGGCCCAGCGCAAAGCGCGGCTGGTGCCGGCCCACGGCTGGCGGGTGCTGCGCACCCGCGACTAG
- a CDS encoding alpha-amylase family glycosyl hydrolase, translated as MLLTLLQQSGRALLVSLGLMGLATCSHPGTPADTAITAGCRPPAPFTIQHPAWASSASLYQVNVRQYTPEGTFRAFEKHLPRLQKMGVGILWLMPVQPIGEVKRKGRLGSQYSLRDYRTVNPEFGSLADLQHLLNEAHRLGMHVILDWVANHTSWDSNLSKQHPDWFTRDARGSFVPPVADWQDVIDLDYSQPDLRQYMTQSMAYWVRDVGFDGFRCDVAGLVPTDFWNSTRAALEKIKPVFMLAEWDELHDPPFLKKGEFTPHTHLLEKAFDATYALKLHYLLDSIAQGKRPVAALPGYFAAERRMYPAGVYLMNFTSSHDVNSWDNPEGIRLGANAQAMAVLTALVPGIPLVYSGQEAASTKKLRFFDKDTIQWKGYPLNAFYAALLHLKHDSPALRNGDACARFSILPAPPDCFVFERASGDGKAKVWVAVNLGARPQAIAHPAETVADAFADVGSPVDAAPVTVPAHAWRVLRTQQP; from the coding sequence ATGCTTCTTACATTGCTTCAGCAGTCGGGGCGCGCTTTACTGGTCAGCCTGGGGCTGATGGGGCTGGCTACCTGCTCGCACCCCGGCACCCCGGCTGATACTGCTATTACGGCTGGTTGCCGGCCGCCCGCGCCGTTTACCATCCAGCACCCGGCCTGGGCTAGCTCGGCCAGCCTCTACCAGGTAAATGTGCGCCAGTACACGCCCGAGGGCACGTTCCGGGCGTTTGAGAAGCACCTGCCGCGCCTGCAGAAGATGGGCGTCGGCATTTTGTGGCTGATGCCGGTGCAGCCCATCGGCGAGGTGAAGCGCAAGGGCCGGCTGGGCAGCCAGTACTCGCTGCGCGACTACCGTACGGTGAACCCTGAGTTTGGCTCGCTGGCCGACTTGCAGCACCTGCTCAACGAGGCGCACCGCCTGGGAATGCACGTCATTCTCGACTGGGTGGCCAACCACACCAGCTGGGACAGCAACCTGAGCAAGCAGCACCCCGACTGGTTTACCCGCGATGCCAGGGGCAGCTTCGTGCCGCCCGTGGCCGACTGGCAGGATGTGATTGACCTCGACTACTCGCAGCCCGACCTGCGCCAGTACATGACCCAGAGCATGGCCTACTGGGTACGCGACGTGGGCTTCGATGGCTTCCGCTGCGACGTGGCCGGCCTGGTGCCTACCGATTTCTGGAATAGTACGCGGGCGGCGCTGGAAAAAATAAAGCCTGTTTTTATGCTCGCCGAGTGGGACGAGCTGCACGACCCGCCCTTTCTCAAAAAAGGCGAGTTCACGCCCCATACTCACCTGCTCGAAAAGGCGTTTGATGCGACCTACGCGCTGAAGCTGCATTACCTGCTCGACAGCATTGCGCAGGGCAAGCGGCCGGTGGCGGCGCTACCGGGCTACTTTGCCGCTGAGCGCCGGATGTACCCGGCAGGCGTGTATTTGATGAATTTCACCAGCTCGCACGACGTTAATTCCTGGGATAACCCGGAAGGGATTCGCCTCGGCGCCAACGCCCAGGCGATGGCTGTACTCACGGCATTGGTGCCGGGTATTCCGCTGGTTTACAGCGGGCAGGAAGCGGCTTCGACCAAAAAGCTGCGCTTCTTTGACAAGGACACCATTCAGTGGAAGGGCTACCCGCTAAACGCGTTTTACGCCGCGCTGCTGCACCTCAAGCACGACAGCCCGGCCCTGCGCAACGGCGATGCCTGCGCCCGCTTCTCTATTCTGCCCGCGCCACCCGACTGCTTCGTGTTCGAGCGGGCCAGCGGCGACGGCAAGGCTAAAGTGTGGGTGGCGGTGAACCTGGGCGCACGGCCTCAAGCTATCGCTCACCCGGCCGAAACCGTGGCCGACGCCTTCGCCGATGTGGGCTCGCCGGTTGACGCTGCGCCGGTGACGGTGCCCGCCCACGCCTGGCGCGTGCTGCGCACGCAGCAACCGTAG
- a CDS encoding phosphatase PAP2 family protein, with translation MSWSAMVSTSSHFYRLGLPAVLAWGVFGSMAELVVRYGGASFDKPALLALHRHSAPLLDQLASLLTRVGDTGPIIAAGVFATAALFWAGRARDARLFVVGLGGSMLLTQVIKYAVARPRPTLWVSILPEYTFSFPSGHAMDTAALATALFFVLPRQCRLWLLAPLFSLAVGWARLYLGVHYPSDVLAGWSSAVGWVLLAQLAAARHPGHLTAPPAR, from the coding sequence ATGAGCTGGTCCGCTATGGTTTCTACTTCCTCTCATTTCTATAGGCTGGGGCTGCCGGCGGTACTGGCCTGGGGGGTGTTTGGCAGTATGGCGGAGCTGGTAGTGAGATACGGCGGGGCATCATTCGATAAGCCGGCCTTACTGGCGCTGCACCGGCACTCCGCGCCGCTGCTCGACCAGCTTGCCAGCTTGCTCACCCGAGTGGGCGACACCGGGCCGATTATAGCTGCTGGGGTGTTTGCCACGGCAGCACTGTTCTGGGCGGGCCGCGCCCGCGATGCCAGGCTATTTGTGGTCGGGCTCGGGGGCTCTATGCTGCTCACGCAGGTGATTAAATATGCAGTAGCCCGGCCGCGCCCTACGCTGTGGGTCAGCATACTGCCCGAATACACGTTCAGCTTTCCCAGCGGCCACGCTATGGATACGGCAGCGCTGGCGACGGCGCTGTTTTTTGTGCTGCCGCGCCAGTGCCGGCTTTGGTTGCTGGCCCCGTTGTTTTCGCTGGCCGTGGGCTGGGCGCGCCTGTACCTGGGGGTGCACTACCCTTCCGATGTGCTGGCCGGCTGGAGCAGCGCGGTGGGCTGGGTACTGCTGGCGCAGCTGGCGGCGGCCCGCCATCCCGGCCATCTAACCGCACCGCCTGCCCGCTAG
- a CDS encoding Ldh family oxidoreductase, protein MSIFSYQQLFAFAERIFLALGCPPDDATLATETLLSADLRGVDSHGVARLSGYVRLWEAGRINAQPRVGISYETPSTAVVDGDGGLGLVVGPKAMRIAMSKAALVGTGWVSVKNSNHFGIAGYHAMLALAQDMIGLAMTNASPLVAPTYSLDRLLGTNPIAVAVPAGEQPDFVLDMATTTAANGKLEIAQRKNLPIPEGWAQDAQGQPSTDANAVKNGGALQPLGGATGSHKGYGLGAVVDIFSAVLSGANYGPWVPPFVAFLQPPADPVGQGIGHFFGAMRVDAFRPADEFKTHMDKWITTFRAAKAVAGKQVLIPGDPEREMAAHRLLAGIPLLDAVVQDLEKTGNKLGVKL, encoded by the coding sequence ATGTCGATATTCTCCTATCAGCAGCTATTCGCCTTCGCCGAGCGCATATTTCTCGCCCTTGGCTGCCCGCCCGACGACGCCACGCTGGCCACCGAAACCCTGCTTTCGGCCGATTTGCGGGGCGTCGACTCGCACGGTGTGGCGCGGCTCTCGGGCTACGTGCGCCTCTGGGAGGCGGGCCGCATCAACGCCCAGCCGCGGGTGGGCATCAGCTACGAAACGCCCAGCACGGCCGTGGTCGATGGCGACGGCGGCCTGGGCCTCGTGGTAGGCCCCAAGGCCATGCGCATTGCCATGAGCAAGGCCGCGCTGGTGGGCACCGGCTGGGTATCAGTGAAGAACTCCAACCACTTCGGCATTGCCGGCTACCACGCCATGCTGGCGCTAGCCCAGGACATGATTGGCCTGGCCATGACCAATGCCTCGCCGCTGGTGGCTCCTACTTACTCGCTCGATAGGCTACTGGGTACCAACCCGATAGCGGTAGCCGTGCCGGCCGGCGAGCAGCCCGATTTTGTGCTTGATATGGCTACCACCACGGCGGCCAATGGCAAGCTCGAAATCGCGCAGCGCAAAAATCTACCCATTCCGGAGGGCTGGGCGCAGGATGCGCAGGGCCAGCCCAGCACCGATGCCAACGCCGTGAAGAACGGCGGGGCGCTGCAGCCGCTGGGCGGAGCCACCGGCTCGCACAAGGGCTACGGCCTGGGCGCGGTGGTCGATATCTTTTCGGCCGTGCTGAGCGGGGCCAACTACGGGCCGTGGGTGCCGCCGTTCGTGGCGTTTTTGCAGCCGCCCGCCGACCCGGTGGGCCAGGGCATCGGCCACTTTTTCGGGGCCATGCGCGTTGATGCGTTTCGCCCGGCCGACGAGTTTAAAACCCACATGGATAAGTGGATAACCACTTTTCGCGCAGCCAAAGCGGTGGCAGGCAAACAGGTTCTCATTCCCGGTGACCCCGAGCGCGAGATGGCGGCGCACCGGCTCCTTGCGGGTATTCCGCTGCTCGATGCCGTGGTGCAGGATTTGGAGAAGACCGGAAATAAGCTTGGCGTTAAGCTATAG
- a CDS encoding TraB/GumN family protein produces MKPQLTGWLLGIALLAAAVTVAEPENPFALAGKAVRVGPAGSVNYLLPLLELRRQRPAYLRNAADIGTYWQAMATFAAMAGELDSIAYYWRQNDGHTPLATGPVVAPPPAVATILAQTQHRQVVMFNEEHTQPRGRWLVGSLLPALYQQGFRYLALEALDAVDSAGLRQRGYPVAASGFYTNEPHFGNLIRRAQQLGFHIVAYDTMSADRERDEARNLLAATLGPHPGARVVVLAGHGHLNESSTAQTMATWVRKLSGIDPLTIEQTQAALTDPPGWRTLPPGAYLVPPASLPDRALTCDLYVLNRLRLAETGNGFGDPAARTTRLALPADSLRAAPQVMLVYWQREKQAQPGAVPVAVYCLRPNETTVRLALMPGTYLAELRDAPGRRCWQRTFPVK; encoded by the coding sequence ATGAAACCGCAACTGACTGGCTGGCTGCTGGGTATCGCGCTACTGGCGGCGGCAGTTACCGTTGCTGAGCCCGAAAACCCGTTTGCCCTGGCTGGGAAAGCCGTGCGGGTAGGGCCGGCCGGCTCGGTCAACTACCTGCTGCCGCTGCTGGAGCTGCGCCGGCAGCGCCCGGCCTACCTGCGCAATGCGGCTGATATTGGCACCTACTGGCAGGCGATGGCAACCTTCGCGGCAATGGCTGGCGAACTGGATAGCATTGCCTACTACTGGCGGCAGAATGACGGCCATACGCCGTTGGCCACCGGGCCCGTGGTAGCTCCGCCGCCGGCAGTGGCGACTATTCTGGCCCAGACTCAGCACCGGCAGGTGGTGATGTTCAACGAGGAGCACACCCAGCCGCGCGGGCGCTGGCTGGTGGGTAGCCTGCTGCCCGCGCTTTACCAGCAGGGCTTTCGGTACCTGGCCCTGGAGGCGCTGGACGCCGTCGACTCGGCGGGCCTGCGGCAGCGCGGCTACCCGGTGGCCGCCTCGGGCTTTTACACCAACGAGCCGCACTTCGGCAACCTCATCCGGCGGGCACAGCAGCTGGGCTTCCACATAGTAGCCTATGATACCATGAGCGCTGACCGCGAGCGCGACGAGGCCCGCAACCTGCTGGCGGCTACGCTCGGGCCGCACCCCGGGGCGCGGGTGGTGGTGCTGGCCGGCCACGGCCACCTCAACGAAAGCAGCACGGCCCAAACGATGGCTACCTGGGTGCGCAAGCTGTCGGGTATCGACCCGCTTACCATCGAGCAGACCCAGGCGGCGCTGACTGACCCGCCCGGCTGGCGGACGCTGCCGCCGGGAGCCTACCTGGTGCCACCCGCCAGCCTGCCGGACCGGGCGCTCACCTGCGACCTCTACGTGCTGAACCGCCTGCGCTTGGCCGAAACCGGCAACGGGTTTGGCGACCCGGCCGCCCGCACCACGCGCCTCGCCCTGCCGGCCGATAGCCTGCGCGCCGCGCCGCAGGTGATGCTGGTATACTGGCAGCGCGAAAAACAAGCCCAGCCCGGCGCCGTGCCCGTGGCCGTGTACTGCCTGCGCCCCAACGAAACCACCGTGCGCCTCGCCCTGATGCCCGGCACTTACCTGGCCGAGCTGCGCGACGCCCCCGGCCGCCGGTGCTGGCAACGGACGTTTCCCGTTAAATGA
- a CDS encoding BlaI/MecI/CopY family transcriptional regulator: MSYSFPELTRAEEQVMQLLWQRGPSYVKDLREALPAPLPALTTVSTIVRILEQKGFVGYEPVGRSYRYHALVAQDDYRRFSLRKLLRGYFGGSFEQLVSFFAQEENLDAAQLDALLRQARAGDSTSDDTSEDEDKKK; this comes from the coding sequence ATGAGTTATTCATTCCCAGAGCTTACCCGCGCCGAAGAGCAGGTAATGCAGCTGCTCTGGCAGCGCGGCCCGAGCTACGTCAAAGACCTGCGTGAGGCGCTGCCCGCGCCGCTGCCGGCCCTCACTACGGTTAGTACCATCGTGCGCATCCTGGAGCAGAAGGGCTTCGTGGGCTACGAGCCGGTGGGGCGCAGCTACCGCTACCACGCCCTGGTAGCGCAGGACGACTACCGGCGCTTTTCCTTGCGCAAGCTGCTGCGGGGCTACTTCGGCGGCTCGTTCGAGCAGCTGGTGTCCTTCTTCGCCCAGGAAGAAAACCTCGATGCCGCGCAGCTCGATGCGCTGCTGCGCCAGGCGCGGGCCGGCGATTCGACTTCGGATGATACTTCAGAAGATGAGGATAAGAAAAAGTAA
- a CDS encoding toxin-antitoxin system YwqK family antitoxin, with the protein MRLLLFLLLSALATACASTRLAERTDRQGQRQGRYCTYYDAARTQLFTRGRYRHGQSVGRWRYYAQAGELQRQERYRRHGFSDIIYYYPSGQVARRGHARTVDEPKGPHFYWLGEWQFYSLAGTLDSVQLYNFGKRTSTRYLTDKRKLADH; encoded by the coding sequence ATGCGCTTGTTGCTGTTCCTCCTACTCAGTGCCCTGGCTACGGCCTGTGCCAGTACCCGGCTGGCCGAGCGCACCGACCGCCAGGGCCAGCGTCAGGGTCGCTACTGCACGTACTACGATGCCGCCCGCACGCAGCTTTTTACGCGAGGCCGCTATCGTCACGGCCAGTCGGTGGGCCGCTGGCGCTACTACGCGCAGGCTGGTGAGTTGCAGCGGCAGGAGCGCTACCGCCGCCACGGGTTCAGCGACATTATCTACTATTACCCCAGCGGCCAGGTGGCCCGGCGTGGCCACGCCCGCACCGTCGACGAGCCCAAGGGGCCGCACTTCTACTGGCTTGGCGAGTGGCAGTTCTACTCCCTGGCCGGAACCCTGGACAGCGTGCAGCTTTACAATTTTGGAAAGCGCACCAGTACCAGGTACCTGACTGATAAAAGAAAATTAGCTGACCATTAG